A window from Salvelinus sp. IW2-2015 linkage group LG5, ASM291031v2, whole genome shotgun sequence encodes these proteins:
- the LOC111963877 gene encoding claudin-4-like, with translation MLSACLEFLGMGLCLLGSFLVMVACGLPMWKVTAFIDMNIVIAQTIWDGLWMSCVVQSTGQMQCKMHDSMLALSQDLQTARALTVISAVLGVAGLVLTIAGAQCTNCIKTESVKAKVVNAGGVVYIISGLLVLVPLCWMANNIIVDFYNPDVSSSKKREIGAAIYIGWAATALLLLGGTLLCCSCPQGAKSAYPNKYAPTKTISANGDFDKKHYV, from the coding sequence ATGCTCTCTGCGTGTCTGGAGTTCCTGGGGATGGGGTTGTGCCTACTGGGCTCGTTCCTGGTCATGGTCGCGTGCGGGCTGCCCATGTGGAAGGTGACGGCGTTCATCGATATGAATATCGTGATTGCGCAGACCATCTGGGACGGGCTCTGGATGTCGTGCGTGGTGCAGAGCACGGGTCAGATGCAGTGCAAAATGCACGACTCCATGCTTGcgctcagccaggacctgcagacgGCGCGCGCCCTCACGGTGATATCGGCGGTGCTGGGGGTGGCGGGGCTGGTGTTGACCATCGCTGGAGCACAGTGCACCAACTGCATCAAGACCGAATCGGTGAAAGCCAAAGTGGTGAACGCAGGTGGGGTGGTCTACATCATCAGCGGTCTATTGGTGCTGGTTCCCCTCTGTTGGATGGCCAATAACATCATAGTAGACTTCTACAACCCAGATGTGTCCTCGTCCAAGAAGAGGGAGATAGGAGCGGCCATCTACATTGGCTGGGCGGCCACAGCCCTGCTCCTTCTGGGGGGAACCCTGCTGTGCTGTTCCTGTCCCCAGGGGGCCAAGAGCGCCTACCCCAACAAATATGCCCCCACCAAGACCATCTCGGCCAATGGAGACTTCGACAAGAAACATTATGTGtag